One Anser cygnoides isolate HZ-2024a breed goose chromosome 4, Taihu_goose_T2T_genome, whole genome shotgun sequence genomic region harbors:
- the NEUROG2 gene encoding neurogenin-2, giving the protein MLVKAESPAPPAEDELLLLGLASPAPSLPSSAGDEEEEEEEEEEEEEEEAAASPARPGSARPSGPRRREAKRRAGRCRTAEAAQRLKRSRRLKANNRERNRMHHLNAALDALRDVLPTFPEDAKLTKIETLRFAHNYIWALTETLRLAGAAAAARGGPDGGLEASPSPASSCSPAPSASPYACTLSPASPDGSASDAEHWAPPRGRFVPPPPPPPPPRRCL; this is encoded by the coding sequence ATGCTGGTGAAGGCGGAgagccccgcgccgccggcggaggacgagctgctgctgctgggcctcGCCTCGCCCGCCCCCTCGCTGCCGTCCAGCGCCGgcgacgaggaggaggaggaggaggaggaagaggaggaggaggaggaggaggcggcggcctccccggctcggcccggctcggcccggccgtCGGGGCCGCGGCGCAGGGAGGCGAAGCGGCGGGCGGGGCGGTGCCGCACGGCGGAGGCGGCGCAGCGCCTGAAGCGGAGCCGGCGGCTGAAGGCCAACAACCGGGAGCGCAACCGCATGCACCACCTGAACGCGGCGCTGGACGCCCTGCGCGACGTGCTGCCCACCTTCCCGGAGGACGCCAAGCTCACCAAGATCGAGACGCTGCGCTTCGCCCACAACTACATCTGGGCGCTCACCGAGACGCTGCGCctggccggggcggcggcggcggccaggGGCGGCCCCGACGGCGGGCTGGAGGCCAGCCCCTCGCcggcctcctcctgcagcccggCGCCCTCCGCCTCCCCCTACGCCTGCACTTTATCGCCAGCCAGCCCCGACGGCTCCGCGTCGGACGCCGAGCACTGggcgcccccccggggccgcttcgtgccccccccgccgccgccgccgcctccccgccgctgCCTCTAG